Within the Streptomyces sp. R41 genome, the region GTCGCGCTCGCGTGCACGGTGTAGCCGCCGCTGCCACGGGTGCAGGCGTGCTCCGTGGACGAGGTGACCGGCAGGATGGAGATCAGGGCCACGTTCTCGGTGTTCCCAGTGCCCTCTGCGGCGGGCTGAACGCGGTGCGCGTGCTGGGTCGCGCCGTCCGCGACGGCCACCCAGGCGGTGGCAACCACGGCGGCGGCGATGCCGACCGCGGCGCGGGCCAGCCGCTGCCGCCGCCGGGCGACCTGCAATGCGCCGTCGGCCAGGCCGGCCAGATAGGGACCGGCGGCATTACCTCCGCTCTCCCGGACATGGGCGTGCAAGGCATCGTGCAGCAGCGTTTCGTGCAGCGGGTGTTCGGTCGAGTCGTTCATGCGATGACGCCCCTTCCGGAGGCAGTGGAGGAGGAGGCGGCCGACGGCCCTGCCTCGGCCAAGGCGGTGCGGAGGGAGGCGAGGGCCTTGTGGGTCTGGCTGCGGACCGTTCCTTGGTGGACGCCCAGAATCGCGGCGATCTCGGTGTCCGGCCGGTCCTCGAAGTAGCGCAGCACGATCACCGCGCGCTGGCGCTTGGGCAGCCGCCGCAGCGCGGCCATGATGTCCTGCCGCTGGACCACGGTGTCGGCCCAGTCGGCGCCCTGCGCGGATGGCTGGTCCGGCAGGGTGTCGGTGACCGTCTCCCGTCCCCAGCTGAGCAGTCGGAAGCGGTCCACCTGGGCGTGGTAGATCGCCCGGCGCACATAGATCTCCGGCTGCTGGCGGTCGCGCAGCTGCGACCAACGCCGAGCGGTGGAAGCAAGCGCGGTCTGGAGCAGGTCGCGGCCCTGCTCCCAGTCCCCGGTCAGCAGGTAGGCCGTGTGCAGCAGCGATCTCGACCGCGCCGCCACGAACTCGCGGAACTGGCGTTCCTCGTCGGCGTTCAATGTGCCCTCCCTCGTTCCCCCGTAAAGACGGGTACGGAACGGAGTTCGACTGCCCTGCCGGTCAGACTTTCTCGACCACGACGCTGCCAGCGGCCATCGGCTCTGTGACGACGAGTCTGGTGGTCGCCCGATCTGACCCGCTTCGTGAGCCGCCGTTTCGACGACCCGCACACGGTTGCCGACGTTGTCGCTGACGTCTTCGTCGCTGTCGTCGGCTCTGGCAACGCAGATCAGTTGCAGGCGCGGAACGAGCGGGCCTGGTTGTTCGGCGCCCATGTGGTCTTTGCGGAGTACTGGCACAAGCTCTCCCACAAGCAGGTCACTTTGGTCCAGGACGTAACACCATGCCTACTGGGCAGTTCGATTCGGCGGCGGGAGTCGACCGGGTTCCAACGCTCCCATGTGCAGGCCTTCGGATCGCGTGAGTCGAATACGACCCTGCCACCCGGAACGAGGGCGCGATACAGATCGCCGAGTGTGCGTGCCCATGCGTCGTCCTCGACGAGGAGCTGCGCGACGTTGCTGGTCATCACCGCCACGTCGAACGACGCATCAGGAAGACCTGTTGAGGTGCCTTCCACCCAGGTCACGCGCCCGGCTCCCGGCTTGCCGCGAGCCGCCTCAAGCGATGCCCGCGCCGGATCAACACCCATCACCACATTGCCTGCTGCCGCGATTCCAAGAGCGAGGCGGCTGCGTCGCGCCCCACCTTCCCCGGCTGGGATACGCAAGACGCCGCGGAGTTCGCAGCTCCCGGTAGGCAGCGACGGTCCGCTGGTAGATGCCCCAGGTCGCTTCGACCTCGACGTGCTCCTCGACGGCGAACACCGCCTCCAGTCGGGTGCGCTGCTTGTCGGTGAGAAGGCCCGCGCCGGTGTGCAGGGTGCGGCGGGCGTTGTAGAGCGGGTCGCCGGCGCGACCACGATGCCCAGTGGTGTCTTGCTGAACGCGTTGCCGGCACCGGTCCAGCCCGTCGCCGGCGAGGCGGACGACATGGAACGGGTCCATCACCGGGACTGCGTCAGGGAGCTCTTCGGCGGCGGCGGTCTTGAACCCGGTGAACCCATCCATCGCGACCGCTTCGATCCCGGCGGACCAGGCCTTCGGGCGCCCGGCGAGCCACTGCTTGAACACTGCCTTCGAGCGCCCCTCGACGATGTCCAGCAGCCTCGCCGGCCCGGTCTTCTCACGAATGGGGGTGAGATCGATGATCACGGTGACGTACTTGTCGCCAAACCTGGTGTGCCTCCAGACATGCTCGTCAACCCGATCGTGGTGACACCGTCGAACCGGTGAGGGTCATCGATCAGACGTCGCTTGCCTTCGGCGAGGATCGCGCTGCTCGCGGTATGCCAGGACACCCCCAGCCCTGCGGCGACGCGACTTACGGTGAGGTGATCGACCACGATGCCCTGCAGTGCCCACTCCAGCCCGCCCCGGGAGATCTTCGCCCGCGGCGCAGCCACCTTCGAGGTGTCCTGCCGCCACGTCCTCTCGCAC harbors:
- a CDS encoding SigE family RNA polymerase sigma factor; this translates as MNADEERQFREFVAARSRSLLHTAYLLTGDWEQGRDLLQTALASTARRWSQLRDRQQPEIYVRRAIYHAQVDRFRLLSWGRETVTDTLPDQPSAQGADWADTVVQRQDIMAALRRLPKRQRAVIVLRYFEDRPDTEIAAILGVHQGTVRSQTHKALASLRTALAEAGPSAASSSTASGRGVIA
- a CDS encoding class I SAM-dependent methyltransferase, producing the protein MGVDPARASLEAARGKPGAGRVTWVEGTSTGLPDASFDVAVMTSNVAQLLVEDDAWARTLGDLYRALVPGGRVVFDSRDPKACTWERWNPVDSRRRIELPSRHGVTSWTKVTCLWESLCQYSAKTTWAPNNQARSFRACN